A portion of the Croceicoccus marinus genome contains these proteins:
- a CDS encoding metal-sensitive transcriptional regulator, whose product MKFAKEITRLRRIEGQARGVICMMEDERSCVDILQQISAIEAALRATRTKVLAIHAQESIAAIIESGDEEAQRMKLAELSDLFGKFNR is encoded by the coding sequence ATGAAATTCGCAAAAGAGATCACACGCCTGCGACGGATCGAGGGTCAGGCACGAGGCGTGATATGCATGATGGAAGACGAGCGTTCCTGCGTGGACATTCTGCAACAAATTTCAGCCATCGAAGCTGCCTTGCGAGCAACGAGAACCAAAGTTCTCGCCATCCATGCGCAGGAGTCCATCGCAGCCATAATCGAAAGCGGCGACGAGGAAGCACAGCGAATGAAACTGGCGGAACTTTCCGATCTCTTTGGAAAGTTCAACCGCTAG
- a CDS encoding DUF305 domain-containing protein: MVSTSTVLMFFLMYANTYDADHFFWSETRFWMMFVMGAMMMVVMILFMWGMYKDRKKNFIIIGVAAIVFALALWLVRSQTTVTGSEYMQAMIPHHSIAIMTSERAHIRDPRVRKLAHDIILAQRREIAQMKYLIADIEENGVRTTERLPEDIETPQGAMR, encoded by the coding sequence ATGGTCTCGACCTCGACGGTGCTCATGTTCTTCCTCATGTATGCCAACACCTATGATGCCGACCACTTCTTCTGGAGCGAGACGCGCTTCTGGATGATGTTCGTCATGGGCGCGATGATGATGGTCGTCATGATCCTTTTCATGTGGGGGATGTACAAGGACAGAAAGAAAAATTTCATCATCATTGGCGTCGCAGCCATAGTCTTCGCGCTCGCGCTCTGGCTGGTCCGCAGTCAGACGACGGTCACGGGAAGCGAGTACATGCAGGCGATGATTCCGCACCATTCGATCGCAATCATGACCAGCGAACGGGCGCATATCCGCGATCCGCGCGTGCGCAAGCTCGCGCACGATATCATCCTCGCCCAGCGCCGCGAGATCGCGCAGATGAAATATCTTATCGCCGATATCGAAGAGAACGGAGTGAGGACCACCGAGAGGCTCCCCGAGGACATCGAAACTCCGCAAGGAGCAATGCGATGA
- a CDS encoding DUF6692 family protein, with amino-acid sequence MNKTFYTFAGLAFALAACNQNTAIGNDREAQVDPAPTPAPIEPAASALRNIATAIVKPETMTTAEVQTIGGERGRCIYRLTEVGFPTFVYEPGVRGFVKLNGKLIPLTAEGPDRYSSGELLIATRLVDEEGNAGLQAQEIIIVPPGAKDELGYRGYVQCDEGVTL; translated from the coding sequence ATGAACAAGACATTCTACACTTTTGCCGGACTGGCATTCGCTCTTGCTGCCTGCAACCAGAACACCGCCATCGGCAACGATCGCGAAGCGCAGGTCGATCCAGCGCCCACTCCCGCGCCGATCGAGCCGGCGGCGAGTGCTTTGCGGAACATCGCCACGGCGATCGTCAAACCGGAAACGATGACCACAGCCGAGGTCCAGACCATCGGCGGCGAGCGCGGACGCTGTATTTATCGGCTAACCGAAGTGGGTTTCCCGACGTTCGTCTACGAACCGGGTGTTCGCGGCTTCGTAAAGCTGAACGGCAAGCTGATTCCCCTTACCGCCGAAGGCCCCGATCGCTATTCGAGCGGCGAACTCCTGATCGCGACACGGCTTGTCGATGAAGAAGGAAATGCCGGTCTTCAAGCTCAGGAAATCATCATCGTCCCGCCAGGGGCGAAAGACGAGCTGGGCTATCGAGGATATGTACAATGCGATGAAGGAGTTACGTTGTGA